In the genome of Cydia strobilella chromosome Z, ilCydStro3.1, whole genome shotgun sequence, one region contains:
- the LOC134753963 gene encoding odorant receptor 4-like, translating into MDVKTRALAEIYKSLELCNYCTRMMGLSFTDAVPSNAWARVRSAALYTVSALAVLVLVACEITYVAGLVINSTSVAEFVSSLHIVGYGTMGLCKLLTLWFKRHTFRKLLIDLAEIWPVTCEDEEEDKIKEESLRALRLGQSWYTFFNVFGVVMFNITPLGVHLYRRIQNQPSDLGYVWHATYPFDKTKDIYHEIVYAFEVFSGTSSVWGMLGSDMMFTTMASHISMLLRLLQVKVRRLAADPDPDPERARHSLHYVDCYGDIVKLVKIHQRLISYRYELEDTFSFLNLINVLFSSGNICCVVFVIVLLEPWMNMSNKLFLGAVMTQVGTLCSYADEVYRASVGVADAVYESGWWAANGRARLALLVLMQRSQRPLYFTALKFGPITMATYRSIITNSYSYFTLLYTVYRSD; encoded by the exons ATGGACGTGAAAACACGTGCTCTTGCTGAGATTTATAAAAGTTTAGAACTGTGCAATTATTGCACCCGGATGATGGGGCTGTCGTTCACTGACGCGGTTCCGAGTAACGCATGGGCGCGCGTGCGGAGCGCCGCGCTGTACACGGTCTCGGCGCTGGCCGTGCTGGTGCTGGTGGCGTGTGAGATCACCTACGTCGCCGGCCTCGTAATCAATTCCACGTCCGTCGCGGAGTTCGTGTCGAGCTTGCATATTGTTGGATACGGTACAATGG GTTTATGTAAACTTCTTACTCTGTGGTTCAAACGACATACGTTTAGAAAATTGCTGATTGACTTGGCTGAGATATGGCCGGTAACCTGCGAAGATGAAGAGGAAGATAAAATTAAGGAAGAAAGCTTAAGAGCACTTCGGTTGGGACAATCTT GGTATACATTTTTCAACGTTTTTGGCGTCGTCATGTTTAACATAACGCCTCTAGGAGTTCATCTTTACCGGAGAATCCAAAATCAACCTTCGGATTTGGGCTATGTGTGGCACGCGACATATCCCTTTGATAAAACCAAGGATATTTATCACGAGATTGTCTACGCGTTTGAAGTTTTTTCAG GTACATCAAGTGTGTGGGGTATGTTGGGCTCCGACATGATGTTCACGACGATGGCGAGTCACATCAGTATGCTGCTCCGCTTGCTGCAGGTCAAAGTGCGCCGGCTGGCCGCCGATCCGGATCCGGATCCGGAGCGTGCGCGACACTCGCTTCACTATGTCGATTGCTACGGCGACATAGTAAAGCTTGTCAAAATCCATCAAAGGCTCATTAG TTACAGATACGAATTGGAGGACACATTCTCATTTCTCAATCTAATCAACGTTCTGTTCAGTTCCGGTAACATATGCTGCGTCGTATTTGTCATCGTT ctTCTGGAGCCTTGGATGAACATGAGTAACAAATTATTTTTGGGAGCGGTGATGACTCAAGTTGGGACTCTTTGTTCTTACGCTGATGAAGTATATCGAGCA AGCGTGGGGGTAGCGGACGCGGTGTACGAGAGCGGTTGGTGGGCCGCCAACGGGCGCGCGCGCTTGGCACTTCTCGTCCTGATGCAAAG ATCACAAAGGCCGTTATATTTTACAGCTCTGAAGTTTGGCCCGATTACAATGGCAACCTATCGTTCT ATAATAACGAActcttattcttattttactCTTTTATATACGGTTTATAGAAGTGACTAA